In Scophthalmus maximus strain ysfricsl-2021 chromosome 5, ASM2237912v1, whole genome shotgun sequence, the sequence ACAGGTTCAACAACGCGTGAAGGTTGATTGGCAATTGCAGCAATGTGCTTGAGCTTGAATTACTCGGTTGTCAAGCTCAGGGTTTTTTCACGAGTGTCTTTGTCCGCTTTGTTCAGCTTGGCGTTGCTGGTGAAGGAGGGCTACGAGGACAAGATCGTGGTCGCACACGACATCCACACCAAGAACCGCTTGACCAAGTACGGCGGCCACGGCTACTCGCACATCCTGAAGAACATCGTGCCGAAGATGCTCACGAGGGGCATCTCGCAGCACCAGGTGGACAAGATTCTCATCGACAACCCAAAACGCTGGCTGACCTTCAAATAATGTGTATAAAGGAGACCCAAGACAGGAATTTGAATGTGCCGATTATTTTATCTTCAGATAATGACTGAACAACCCACAATGGATATTTGCATTATGGCTTTGCCATATCACGCAGACCAAGGTGATGCCTAAATGTGGCTTTGGACCCTTAAACCAATAACGGCTTTTTGGCTAATCACTAATGTGTCCTAAATTTGTCGGCAaagcaaaaaattataattataataaaacagcTGATTGATTTTTATAGAGCCCCTTATTatgtattaaattaaatttatattGTGACTATACAGTATTCACTTTCTGATCAAATTAAATAACGGAGCCTTTGCAGGAGTCACAGTTTCTCTGATGAGCAGTGTTGTTTTGGTCCCGTCTCTGCCACAGAAAACAGCTTTATCTTGTCTGCAGGAATGCAAcaatttattcccttttttttctgctgagggTATCGTCTGCGAAGGtgctcacatacagtatatggtgCTAATAGACGTTTAATTTTCAATGTTTTGCCGCCGCAGCGCCTTTCTCCATATTTGCGAGTGACATTTCTgcaaacacgttttttttttttttatggaaggTAAATAACGAGCGCGTTGGTTAATCAGTATGCTGCTCGGCTCCCGACACAATGTGGCTCTGTGTTAGATGAGTTGTCCTGTCGCCCCTCAGTGGGTGTCTGGGTGTCTATGGGAGGCCGACTGTCTGGCAGGCCCAGATGAAGGACATGTTCTCCTCTCACCTGGAAACAGGTGGCCTCGCAGGGTGACTTCGCCACATGATCAATGGCGCGATCGCAACATCCGACTGTGTGCGCCATGAAAAACTATATAACTTTTGATTAATCTTCTCCGGAGAGGATTACAAAGTGAGCCAGAGGATTTCATTTTACAATATATTTAACATTGTAGCTGACAGTCTTATCTGGGGAGGGGGCTTAACAGTCAGCCGGCAGATcgatggacattttttgggCTCGAGGAAAAGATTTCTGTCCGTCTGACTGTCCAGCTTTGCGGCGGTGACTAACTACCAGACCTCCCCCTGTTGTCCCAACCAGCTGTCATATCTAGACAGACAAGAAAAATGAGTTACGCTGATCATTTTTGAAACACTGCTTCAATGTGAACATCAGAAAGGCCCTTTACAGATTTCAATCTCTTCAAATATCTTTATGCTTCTCAAGAGTTAAAATGTGGATTTGTATAATCATGCATCACTacaaattttaatattttcacccaaaatgcaaaaactatcacatatttgtgaaaaaataaagcaCACGTGTGGACGAACAACGCTGTGAACGTGGGTGGTGATTATTCGAGCTTCATTTTAGCATCTGATATTCGATGCCAAAGGTCAATACGTTGCATTTTTCATCTACAGTCACTCAGTATGTATTAACAAAGCTGTCAGCAAACTGAATTTGTAAAGCTGGAGTTCATTCAAAGTGCACTAATCAATCTGACAAGGGGAcaattaaattgaaattaagATCCCTTCTCCCCGCCATGTGATAACACTGTGGGAGACTGGCTATTGCTAAGTACAgtcgttttctttctttctttctttattcgCATGCCTTCCTCCACATCATCCTTGAGTCGTTTGCAATATGGTAATAGTGATGTCTGTCTCTTAGAATCCAGCTGACACTGAACCGAGACCGAGCAATGAAGCAGAAGCTATGTGCAGCGAGCGCAGATCCCCTCCCCTCGGCAGATGCGTGTCCGTGTCTCAATCAGCGTACAGCATGAAGCCGGAGAAGGTGCtgtacttgttgttgttgcccccGTGCGCCTTGCCGCCATCCAGCTTGATGTAGATCTCGTCCCCCGGCTCGAGGTGCAGGACAACGCTGTTGCTGGCGTAGTCGTAGTTCTGGTCGGCGTCTTGGGCGATGGCACTGGCTCTCACCTGGAGGAGAAATGTCATTTCTGAGTGATGGAGAACCTGTCAGGTCCTTATAGTTTCGAAATCCGAGCCACTGAGGGCTCGATGGCATGAGGTGAGATCACTGATAATGGCAGACctgaacatttcatttcaaacaacGCTTTTTACATTGCACAGTATCGGAGATGCATCCTTAGAGTTTCCCTCTTCGTAGAACCGTGCGTAAAAACTTGTGCGTAAAAATGCGggaattcaaaatgtgttggCAGATATGTGTAAAATGCCCTTTTTTTAACTGTACAAAAAGACCCAACGAGACTAATTGAGCAGAACTATTGTTAGGCTATATAGTTATACCATGAAGCATCCTACCTGGTTGTTTTTACAGAGGTCAGCCCACATGCTGGTTCCGTCTCCGCCTCGCATCAGCACATGGTAAACAAAGAAGTAAATCCCCGGTATTGAACAGGTGAATTTCCCCGTAGAGGGGTCGTAGTGGTTGCCAAGATTGGTGACGACGTCGTCGAATTTCAGCACTTCATATCCCTCGTGCTGCTTCTTCAGTCCTGCATAAAATGCAATTTTGGGGACTGTGTTGTAAGTGGCGGCGCTGATGGCACCGTTGGGCCCATTTGCTCCGGGTGCTCCGGGCGGACCCGGGGGGCCCGGTGCCCCTCTCTCCCCGGTCGGACCGGCAGGTCCAGGTGGTCCCGGCTCGCCAACCGGACCCCTCGGGCCCATCCTCCCGACGCGCCCCGGCTCGCCTTGAGGACCTTGGATGAACGTCGGGAGCGACTGAACCAGCCGGTTGTCCTTGATGGGGTTGTTCGCTTTGACCGTGGCCGTAGCTGCGGTCCCGTGGGTGTCGCACACCATTTGACAAGACCCGAGCATCTCGTAGCGGGCAGGAGTCCCGGCGGAGTTCACCACGACAGGGATCAGAATCACCAACACCAGCACCAGCGCGACGCCACAAACACCAGTTGCGATCATCTGCGCTCTGCGGGTTCGCGGCGTTCTCCGGAGTCGGTGGTCTTCCAGCCTGCTTGTGGGCGATGTTTTTGCAGAGGGGAGAAATTTGACCTGTTGTCTTGTATTACGGCCTACTGCAACTTTTGGAGACGAAATAGTCCTTTAAATGTTCACGCGCAAAAGTAACCATCCACAATTTTTACGCGCTGCAAAAATCCGTCCAACTGGCTCATCTCCACGTTCTCGTCCGCTAGAAATACATCAGAAAAAGTCTCTCCGAGGGACGAAAGAACACTCCGAGCAATCGGCGTTGTGTGATCGTGCAGCACTAAAAGTCAGCTGCACAAGTTCCCTCTGCCCACCGCGGTGCCACGGGAGAGAATGGGCTTGGAATTAAGCGATACCCGTTTCAGTGGGAgtgaggggaggggtggaggtgaTGGATGGCTTAGGTGATGGATGGCTTAGAAACGGTGCATTTCTTTaatcaaaagagagaaagtgaacaACATACAAACATCGATGCAACTGTGAAGATTTCGAACGAGACAACCTTATTTTATGCATCTTTTGGTGAAGTCCGGGAACATTTCATCTGGGTTTTGAACGCTGAGTATTACTTCTCCCAACCCCGCATCCGCGAAAAAAGGTTATTAGCAGTTATCCAAACAGATCTAAAGGTCTCGGGCATAATTAAGCCCATTAAGACAAAAAGCTATACTCCTTTGGCACCTGGTCACACCTTAGTGGCTCCCTGTGTCCAATTTATCATTTGGAGAAAATCCATAGAGCCCCTGAAAGGAAGGGGGAGTCACTAGGAGCTGGCAGTGAAGGATGACttcacacacagatgaaatgaCTGAATGCTGAGGCCTTTAGAGGGAAAACAGGATAAAATCACGTATTTTACCAATGTGAATAAGCCATTAGCAGCtgtggcagaaagaaaaagaaaaagggatgcTCTAGATTCACCACTGAATTTTAAATTCTCTATAAAATGAACCAAACGGTGCGTATTGATCTCCATAGGATCTCTAAACAAACGTCTTGTTCAGACAAAACTTCAGCCCAGTGGCTTCCCTGCAGGTTTGAGCGATGAAAGGCTAATTGGCGGTGAGGAGGGCAGAGGATGATATGCTCGTGGATGCAGAGGCTGTCACTCTGTGTCGATGGCACCTGGCAGCCAGGTGGAGGGAGATAGATGAACAGGAAGGAAACCATGGAAAGCCTTGTTtgtttgggaggaggaggaggaggaggaggaagaggaggggggatgcTGATTGCAGCAATGAGACACCAGAGGTTCAAATGCAACAAGGTTTTTGTTGAATCATGATCTCGAAAGTGCCAAACAGACCTGTTGACACACAAAGATATAGATACAACAAGCTATTAAGTTAATAATGAGCTTTATGATATGACCACAAATACTCAAGATGTTATTCTGACGcatgtgttttgacatggagATGTAAATAGACATTCACATCAGAGGTTAATTATAGCCACAAAGCTGCACTTTCTTTTACATCTGAATGGATCTCATCTGGCCTACCTACATCATGATTAATTGTTATTGACAGAGAAGAGCAAGAAACACAATTACAGACACCACGTGTTTGTACCACAGGTGAATCATAATGTCACTGACCAAACCAGACCATCACACGAGGGTATCACATatgcaaaagggaaaaaagaaagaaaaaaaaagatgtttaacGGCCCTGAAAACCAAATTTCTGTCTCAGTTCTGTGATTCCTTGAGCGACAGTGTCCAACAAGAGTACGTCGTTTTCTACCCAAGGTCGAAACAGTTTTGGTCAGTTCACAATGAAGATTTCTgcagccctttttttcttcttctaattagTTCATTGGCTATAAGTGGGCGGGCCCAGGTGGACAAAGGCAATGTCACTGATGTCTGTGCACCAATCAGGATACAGCAGCATTTGAACCAGcgtatgattttttttgattactTGTTAGTTTCACATTACTAAATTGAATCAGGTTAAACTTAGCtagcacatttttctttttttaaatgaaggaaacaggaaactgtAGAGCGACACATCAACAGGCCACCTCTTGATTGAATGGATGACTGATAaatgagtgagtgactgagaaGCATTAATTATAgaataaataatgtatgaatGGTTGACCTGTAGTTAAACTCTCTGAGTTGTTGTTTATACTAAAAAAGTGCccatatacatttatacatgaACATTAGCTTTGTCACTGTTGGTTCGGTTGGTACACAACTCGCAGTTACCACAGGTCTGAATTATGACAATAACTCTTATAATAACAAGATATATGATAACAGCATCTCTTATTAGAACTAGTTTGTGCAGTGCAACcagttttaatttattcactTAGTAAAGTTGTTGTGCTTAGTCGTGTATATAACTCACTAAATAACAGCAagggattcccccccccccccccccaaactgcTGCATTTTAGTCATGAATATGATGCAAACATTTCAGAATTATAGAGAACTGTGTGTCGTGATTTATTTTCCTCGTGGTATGTcctggtttcatttcatttacgtatcttttttttcttcttctgcagctgaCCGTAGTTTGGGAGGGCTAAAATACATAATCATTTATCAAAGAACACATTTTCTGTGGGATGGGTGCAAAGTGGGAAATAGAATAGTATATAATAGAATAGTAtgtaaagtcacacacacacacacacacacacagtgggactGTGGTGCTATGAGTCAGTGAACACTTGTTAGTGGTCAGGCTCTTTCCCTCCAGTTGGCACGAGCCTCTTGTGACTCAGGGAGACTTGTCGACCAGGAGACAGAGTGAACAGCGGTGTGTCAAAATCCTCCCAAAGCTGCGGGACGAGAACTTGTATTAGAAAAGCTTTTCACAGTACCACAGCTTTACATACTTTATTtctgttacaaaaaaaacaaaaaacaaaacaaagaacgaTCCTGCGTCTTGGGTCCAAAGTGGACTTTCATCGCTCAAGATCCTGGTCACTCAGCTCACCTCCTCGGCTGTGTTGAAAGATTCCTCTGGTGGTGAAGGGCCCTGACAGGTTGTTTTCAGTCTCGACTTTGGAGTTCATTTACAACCAGTCAGGCAGGAGTCCGGGGGGAGCCTGATGATTTTTGACATCCGGACAAGCAGATGTTCAGAggacatgaataaaacatacagCCCATCTGACCACATGGACCCGGGGCTTTCCGGGTGTCTAATGAAATATGAGGCGCGATTtcaatccacacacacgcaccggaaatttttttttaaaatccctttGTCAGTAAGTGTGATGCTGCATGAAATATGTATGACATTTGTGCAGACTGACCTGAGTGGCTAAGCAGGGTCCAATCGCCGTTATGACAATCAAAGCGAAGACACGTTTGTCAAACAGTCTGTGCGGTGAATGGAGAGGAGACTGAATGAATCTCCCATTACCAGCCAGGaatgtgaacagaaatgttATGTGACCACTGACAC encodes:
- the c1ql3b gene encoding complement C1q-like protein 3b; translated protein: MIATGVCGVALVLVLVILIPVVVNSAGTPARYEMLGSCQMVCDTHGTAATATVKANNPIKDNRLVQSLPTFIQGPQGEPGRVGRMGPRGPVGEPGPPGPAGPTGERGAPGPPGPPGAPGANGPNGAISAATYNTVPKIAFYAGLKKQHEGYEVLKFDDVVTNLGNHYDPSTGKFTCSIPGIYFFVYHVLMRGGDGTSMWADLCKNNQVRASAIAQDADQNYDYASNSVVLHLEPGDEIYIKLDGGKAHGGNNNKYSTFSGFMLYAD